Within the Nitrospiraceae bacterium genome, the region AGTGGTCCATCTCGAGCCCGCGACAATCGCTCTTCTTGGAGCGAGTTCTTTCATGTTAATCGGCAGAACGCGCGGCGACGGTACCAAAGCAGAAGATCTCGCCTATTTGGCGGAAGTGGAATGGAAGACAATCTTCTTCTTTATCGGGTTGTTTATCCTAGTGGGCGCCCTGGTGAAAGTCGGCGCCATCAAATTTGTGGCCGATCAGCTCGTCAGTGTGACTCAGGGTCGTCTTGCTGCCACGACGATGACGGTACTCTGGGGATCCGCCTTCCTGTCTGCTGCAGTCGATAACATCCCCTATGTTGCGGCCATGAACCCATTAATTGTCGATCTCGCCCGCTCCCTCCATCCCGACATCAGCAACTACAACGCGCTTGTCCATCAACCGGACATTCTTCCGCTCTGGTGGGCGCTGGCCTTAGGGGCTTGTCTCGGCGGCAACGGGACACTCATTGGAGCGAGCGCGAATGTCGTGATCGCCGACTTTGCAGGACGAGCGGGTTACCGCATTTCCTTCTGGCAATTCTTCAAACTCGGTTTTCCCGTTATGCTCGGATCCATCGTGCTCAGCAGCCTTTACCTCTGGATCTTGTTTCTCCGATAGACCGGGTGCATTTGCCACAACAAGTCACCGCATCTTTGGTTCCACCACAACGTTGTAACGCGGTGAATTCACAGATCTTTCTGAACGAGTTGACTTTGTTCTAATCGGAACTATCTTGGGAGTGAATTTAGGACTGAGGGCGAGAAGGCTCGTGACCGCGATCGCAGTTTGAAAAGGAGGATCCTATGAACGTGACGATGAAGCATCCCGTACAGCTCACTAGCGATACTTTTGATTACCATGTCCTCAAGAATGACAAACCAGTCCTCGTGGATTTCTGGGCTGAATGGTGTGGCCCATGCCGGGTGATGAGCAACATCCTGGACGAGTTTGCTCATGAAGTTGGTGAGAGCGTGACGGTGGGCAAAGTGAACGTGGATGAACAGCCGGAGATCGCGTCGCGCTACGGAATCCAGTCCATCCCGACGATCATTATTTTTAAGAACGGGAAAATCGTTGATCGTCTGGCGGGAGCGGTTCCGAAGAAGGTTTTGAGTCAGCGGATGGCGGCGGTGACTCAGTTATCGTGAAAGCACGATAGGTTCACCGAAGGAGGTGTATGCATGAGATGTCCGCATTGTAATAGCAGAATGGTGCAAGAACGACTGGGTGCTCGTTCGTATTACTCGTCCGACGTGTTGCGCTGTGTGCAATGTGAAATCATGATCCCTGTGGAACTCAGATACGCTTGGCCCTATGCTCAATGGGGATACGCATAACCAAGCGTAAGAACCTCTGTTAAGGAAGGATAATCGCCTGTTCCGGATAGCCGAGTCCACGAAGTGTCGTCTCTAAGGCGTCAACCATCGGCGGTGGCCCGCAGAGAAAGATGACAGTTTCCGGAGCGGGAGACGGAAGACGCCGGCGAAGGATCTCAGCCGTGATCCGCCCGGTTCCACCTGACCATCCCGCAGGTGGCTGTTCCAGAACGTGATAGCAACGAAAGTTTAGGTGTTCTCGAACCGCGCGTTCCCATTCGTCCCTGAAAATGATGTCGTCCTCGGTTTTATTGGCAAAAATCAGAAACATCTCCACGTCGAGTTGTTTCGCGAGGATCCAGCGGATGATCGAAATCATCGGCGTGATCCCAGTTCCCCCTGCCACAAATCCCACCTTTGTCGCCATCCCATCAATCCAATGGCCACCAGTGTGTGGACCACTCATTAGGACTTGGTCGCCCACGTGCCGATCGTGGAGATATTTCGAGATGAGGCCTGTCTCGTAACATTTGACGGTTAGCTCGAAGAAGCCCGCGGTGTTTGGCAGGGACGACGGTGTGTAGGGACGTTTCAGCTGCTTGTCATGGATCGTGGCATGAACGTAGAGATGATCGCCCGGCAGCATGTCCAACGTGGCATTGGGAGGAAGGTCAAAACGGAAGGTCTTAGTGTCGTGAGTGTCGACATGGACAGCGCTTAGGTGGTAGGGAGCCGGCGTTTTGGACTTGATGCGGATGATTGAATCCATCAGAGCGCACACATCATACGAAGCCCAGCCGACCTACGCAACCTGTCACCGCTTCTCAAAGGGAGCTGCTGATTTGGACCACAGCTCAAGAGAGGGACCCTGATTGAGAGGGCCAGATTCACTGAGAAAAAGACACGTATTCGAAAATCCCTCGGCGCTAATGTCCGGGCTTCCCTTCTATTTATGGATAAAGCTCTTAGATCAGGAATTCGGCTCCCGCTAGTTTAGGTCTGCGTGGACTTCTGGACTGCTACCGCCGCATCTGCCAACAAGTAGACCGCCAACACGAGCAGCAGGGTCCCGCTTGCAAACCACTGGAAGGGGGCGAGGCCAGTTGGATCAGCGGTCGGGGACGTCGTGAATCCGAGTATTCCAGAGACTCCGCCGGCCCCGGCCAGGAGACGGGCAGCAAGTGTGCGCTTGTTTCCGAGCGTCATAGATCACCTCGTATGTGAGAGTTGACCGCAAGCCCAATTGGTGGCTAAGTCACCATCCCGATTTCTGTTT harbors:
- a CDS encoding NADH-cytochrome b5 reductase; translation: MDSIIRIKSKTPAPYHLSAVHVDTHDTKTFRFDLPPNATLDMLPGDHLYVHATIHDKQLKRPYTPSSLPNTAGFFELTVKCYETGLISKYLHDRHVGDQVLMSGPHTGGHWIDGMATKVGFVAGGTGITPMISIIRWILAKQLDVEMFLIFANKTEDDIIFRDEWERAVREHLNFRCYHVLEQPPAGWSGGTGRITAEILRRRLPSPAPETVIFLCGPPPMVDALETTLRGLGYPEQAIILP
- the trxA gene encoding thioredoxin, whose product is MNVTMKHPVQLTSDTFDYHVLKNDKPVLVDFWAEWCGPCRVMSNILDEFAHEVGESVTVGKVNVDEQPEIASRYGIQSIPTIIIFKNGKIVDRLAGAVPKKVLSQRMAAVTQLS